The following are encoded together in the Coregonus clupeaformis isolate EN_2021a chromosome 24, ASM2061545v1, whole genome shotgun sequence genome:
- the LOC121538655 gene encoding histone H2B: protein MKVLVSKTTKKPRRELKRKTKAYSTFIYKIQREGDGIPTIDRFLVNESTCPRRVLVRLVGSEAARLSLFNRRKVITQLEVHAALARLRPGRKHARQPGA from the exons ATGAAGGTCCTTGTCAGCAAAACAACGAAGAAACCCCGCCGAGAGCTGAAGAGAAAAACCAAGGCCTATTCTACCTTCATCTACAAGATCCAGAGAGAG GGTGACGGCATCCCCACCATAGACCGTTTTTTGGTGAACGAGTCTACCTGCCCACGGAGGGTGTTGGTCCGTCTTGTCGGCTCCGAGGCCGCCCGCCTGTCACTGTTCAACAGGAGGAAAGTAATCACACAACTAGAGGTCCACGCTGCGCTGGCACGGCTGAGACCGGGAAGAAAACATGCCAGGCAACCTGGCGCTTGA
- the ppef1 gene encoding serine/threonine-protein phosphatase with EF-hands 1 — translation MGCGTSVTIDNQARRLTTDKTAKNPPSPALTMKAAILIQRWYRRYIARLEMRQRYTWNIFQSIEYAGEQDQLQLSSFFNFMLDNFTQLNGNGPDLISHLLDPVVDPWSDRERQTKYEQITVPESYSGPHLTFPLTVSHTNALLSAFKEQQPLHGRYMLQLLHETKKLLKQMPNVIHLSTTYAKEITICGDLHGRLDDLLLIFYKNGLPSAETPYVFNGDFVDRGKKSVEVIILLFAYLLLYPDHMTLNRGNHEDHIMNLRYGFTKEVMQKYKTHGRDILLLIQDVFSLLPIATIIDNKVLIVHGGISDMTDLDFLSSIERHKVKSALRLPRRSLNYLEVTGSSRQGQSESPGCRCRGQGQPESPRCRSRGQDHGKTPKKRCHLTRQGSNQLTRQGSCSSSSSLCSPRRSSRLSPRPCLSPSMPSPTDALQVPFLDSFTALPVPQPPREELEWKQVVDLLWSDPKSQPGCSPNTFRGGGRYFGPDVTHRLLERHGMSLLIRSHECKQEGYELCHDGQVITIFSASNYYEEGSNRGAYIKLGRELLPRFFQYQVSRITRKLTLTQRVNVAEGSALRALQEKLFAHRSELMAAFQQYDTSNSGCISVSEWALVVESVLRLDLPWRTLRPRLARLATDGSVDYQSCFEDMGPGQPIPQVTPNLAETLYRYRTDLEIIFNIMDKDHSGQISVEEFRQTWRLFSAHLGVDVDDRAIDDLAKSMDFNKDGSIDFNEFLEAFRVVHKLDVKDHQQG, via the exons ATGGGATGTGGCACCTCCGTCACCATCGACAACCAGGCGAGGAGACTGACGACAG ACAAGACGGCCAAGAACCCTCCCAGCCCTGCACTGA CTATGAAGGCAGCCATCCTGATCCAGCGCTGGTACAGACGTTACATAGCCAGGTTAGAGATGAGACAACGATACACCTGGAACATCTTCCAGTCTATAGAGTATGCTGGGGAGCAGGACCAGCTACAG CTCTCCAGTTTCTTCAATTTCATGCTGGACAACTTCACTCAACTCAATGGGAATGGCCCAG ATCTGATCTCCCACCTGCTTGACCCAGTGGTTGACCCGTGgtcagacagagaaagacagaccaAGTATGAACAGATCACTGTTCCTGAGTCCTACAGCGGTCCTCACCTCACCTTCCCCCTCACCGTCTCTCACACCAACGCCCTGCTCTCTGCATTCAAAGAACAACAG CCTCTCCATGGCAGATACATGCTGCAGTTGTTACACGAGACTAAGAAGCTCCTGAAACAGATGCCAAACGTCattcacctgtccacaacctacGCCAAGGAGATCACAATATGTG GAGATTTACATGGCCGACTAGATGACTTGCTGCTCATATTCTACAAG AACGGCCTCCCCTCGGCAGAGACGCCGTACGTGTTCAACGGAGACTTTGTGGACCGAGGGAAGAAGTCTGTGGAGGTCATCATCCTGCTGTTTGCCTACCTGCTTCTGTACCCTGACCACATGACCCTGAACAGAGGCAACCACGAGGACCACATCATGAACCTCCG ATATGGATTCACTAAAGAAGTTATGCAGAAGTACAAG ACACATGGTAGGGACATCCTACTGCTGATCCAGGATGTGTTTAGCCTCCTCCCCATAGCAACAATCATCGACAACAAAGTGCTCATCGTCCATGGAGGAATATCAGACATGACGGACCTGGATTTCCTCAGCTCTATAGAGAGACACAAG GTGAAATCTGCCCTGAGGCTTCCTAGGAGGAGTCTGAACTATCTGGAGGTGACTGGGAGCAGTAGGCAG gGCCAATCAGAGAGCCCCGGATGTAGGTGCAGGGGTCAGGGCCAGCCAGAGAGCCCCCGGTGTAGGAGCAGGGGTCAGGACCATGGCAAGACCCCCAAGAAGAGATGTCACCTCACCAGACAGGGCAGCAACCAGTTGACCAGACAGGGCAGCTGCTCCTCCTCGTCCTCGCTGTGCTCCCCCCGGAGGTCATCCCGCCTCAGTCCGCGCCCCTGCCTTTCTCCCAGCATGCCGAGCCCCACCGACGCCCTCCAG GTGCCCTTCCTGGACTCCTTCACCGCCCTCCCCGTCCCTCAGCCGCCCAGGGAGGAGTTGGAGTGGAAACAG GTAGTAGATTTGCTGTGGAGCGACCCGAAGAGCCAGCCAGGCTGCAGTCCCAACACCTTCAGAGGAGGAGGCAGGTACTTCGGGCCAGACGTGACCCACCGTCTGCTGGAGAGACACGGCATGAGTCTACTGATCAGATCACATGAGTGTAAACAGGAGGGCTACGAACTCTGCCACGACGGACAG GTGATCACCATTTTCTCTGCGTCTAACTACTATGAGGAGGGTAGTAACCGTGGAGCCTACATTAAGCTGGGCAGAGAGCTGCTCCCTCGCTTCTTCCAGTACCAGGTCAGCAGGATCACCAGGAAACTCACCCTGACTCAGAg GGTGAATGTGGCAGAGGGTTCGGCTTTAAGGGCTCTACAGGAGAAGCTGTTTGCCCACCGCTCAGAACTCATGGCTGCCTTTCAGCAGTATGACACAAGTAACAGTG GCTGTATCTCTGTCAGTGAGTGGGCCCTGGTGGTGGAGTCAGTCCTGAGACTGGACCTGCCCTGGAGGACACTGCGCCCACGCCTGGCACGGCTCGCAACAGATGGCAGTGTCGACTACCAGTCCTGCTTCGAGGACATGGGCCCGGGACAACCCATACCCCAG GTCACTCCAAACTTGGCTGAAACTCTTTACAGATATCGAACAGACCTTGAGATCATCTTCAACATCATGGACAAAGACCACTCCG GTCAGATCTCGGTCGAGGAGTTCCGTCAGACCTGGCGTCTGTTTAGCGCTCACCTGGGAGTGGATGTGGATGACCGGGCCATAGATGACCTGGCTAAGAGTATGGACTTCAACAAGGATGGCAGCATCGACTTCAACGAGTTCCTAGAGGCCTTCAGGGTGGTGCACAAACTGGATGTCAAGGACCATCAGCAGGGCTGA